In the genome of Treponema pedis, one region contains:
- the fabV gene encoding enoyl-ACP reductase FabV, which translates to MIIKPMVRGNVCLNSHPKGCKKAVEHQIAYTKKRSADFSSGTVKPKNALILGCSNGYGLASRITAAFGYGAATIGVSFEKAGSETKWGTPGWYNNLAFDGAAKAEGSVSITIEGDAFSDAVKAEVIKKAKEHGMNFDLVIYSLASPLRIDPDTGVTYKSVLKPFGKAFTGKTLDPFTGKLSEITAEPATEEEAAATVKVMGGEDWQRWIEQLSEAGVLAEGCITAAYSYIGPEATQALYRKGTIGKAKEHLEKTAHILNDKMKTFNGKAFVSVNKGLVTRASAVIPVIPLYLASLFKVMKEKGNHEGCIEQINRLFSERLYTKDGKIPVDGENRIRIDDWELDDEVQAAVDKIMEKVTDDNSETLTDLAGYRHDFLAANGFDIDGIDYDCDVERCDGI; encoded by the coding sequence ATGATTATAAAACCTATGGTACGCGGAAACGTATGTTTAAACTCTCATCCTAAAGGATGTAAAAAAGCTGTAGAACATCAAATAGCTTATACAAAAAAAAGGTCGGCGGATTTTTCCTCAGGAACGGTTAAACCGAAAAATGCTCTTATTTTAGGCTGCTCAAACGGATACGGGCTTGCAAGCAGAATAACGGCCGCTTTCGGATACGGAGCCGCTACAATCGGAGTGTCTTTTGAAAAAGCCGGTTCCGAAACAAAATGGGGAACACCCGGCTGGTATAATAATCTTGCCTTTGACGGCGCTGCAAAGGCTGAAGGCTCGGTTTCAATAACAATAGAAGGAGACGCCTTTTCCGATGCTGTAAAAGCTGAAGTTATAAAAAAAGCTAAAGAGCACGGAATGAACTTTGATTTGGTTATTTACAGTTTGGCAAGTCCATTGCGCATCGACCCCGATACGGGAGTTACATATAAATCCGTATTAAAACCGTTCGGAAAAGCGTTTACCGGAAAAACCCTTGACCCTTTTACAGGTAAACTTTCCGAAATTACTGCGGAGCCTGCAACTGAAGAAGAGGCTGCCGCTACGGTAAAAGTTATGGGCGGAGAAGATTGGCAGCGCTGGATAGAACAACTTTCCGAAGCCGGTGTTCTTGCGGAAGGCTGTATTACGGCGGCATATTCTTATATAGGTCCTGAAGCCACTCAGGCTCTTTACAGAAAAGGAACTATAGGTAAGGCGAAAGAACATCTTGAAAAAACGGCGCATATTCTTAACGATAAGATGAAAACTTTTAACGGAAAAGCCTTTGTTTCCGTAAATAAGGGGTTGGTTACCCGTGCAAGTGCCGTAATTCCTGTTATTCCTTTATACTTGGCAAGTCTTTTTAAAGTAATGAAAGAAAAAGGAAACCACGAAGGTTGTATAGAACAGATAAACAGGCTTTTCAGCGAAAGGCTATATACTAAAGACGGTAAAATACCTGTAGACGGCGAAAACCGTATACGTATAGATGATTGGGAATTGGACGATGAAGTACAGGCTGCCGTTGATAAGATAATGGAAAAAGTTACCGATGATAACAGCGAAACTTTAACCGACTTGGCAGGATACAGACACGACTTTTTAGCGGCAAACGGTTTTGACATTGATGGTATAGACTATGACTGCGATGTTGAACGTTGTGACGGAATTTAA
- the fabF gene encoding beta-ketoacyl-ACP synthase II, which yields MRRVVVTGIGAVTPLGNTINETWQGIKEGRCAIGKITHYDTSEHKVKIAAEIKNFDPAEFMDKKDARKMARFTQFAVAAAVQAMKDAGLSKETIDPDRTGIILGNGIGGFEVHESSFKKYFEAGSARIPPMTIPLLIPNEAAGNINMHFGIRGVSWTVVTACASGTDALGNALDIIRSGRLDVCLAGGTEAAITGFGIGSFSVLQALASEHNDNPEKACCPFDKKRSGFVMGEGSGILILEEYEHAKKRGAKIYAEFAGYGGSSDAYHLTSPDPTGEGGASAMKKALDDAGIKPEDVQYYNAHGTSTPINDPAETAMIKKAFGEHAYKMKISSTKSMIGHCLGAAGALEAIFCIKAMEDGFFPPTINLTEPDLEAGCDLDYVPNKGVSGTITCAASGSLGFGGHNGVVIFKKI from the coding sequence ATGAGAAGAGTTGTTGTTACAGGCATAGGAGCCGTAACTCCCTTAGGAAATACAATTAACGAAACATGGCAGGGTATAAAAGAAGGCCGCTGTGCCATAGGAAAAATTACCCATTATGACACTTCGGAGCATAAGGTAAAAATAGCCGCCGAAATCAAAAATTTCGACCCTGCGGAATTTATGGACAAAAAAGATGCCCGCAAAATGGCCCGTTTTACTCAATTTGCAGTGGCGGCGGCCGTACAGGCGATGAAGGATGCGGGGCTTTCAAAAGAAACTATAGACCCGGACCGTACCGGAATTATACTCGGAAACGGTATAGGAGGGTTTGAAGTACATGAGAGCTCTTTTAAAAAATACTTTGAAGCCGGCTCTGCCCGTATTCCGCCTATGACAATACCTCTTCTTATTCCCAACGAAGCGGCGGGAAATATAAATATGCACTTCGGCATACGCGGTGTTTCATGGACTGTAGTAACGGCTTGCGCTTCCGGAACGGACGCTTTGGGCAATGCTCTCGATATAATCCGCTCAGGCAGATTGGACGTTTGTCTTGCAGGCGGAACTGAAGCCGCCATTACAGGCTTCGGTATAGGCTCATTCAGTGTTTTACAGGCACTGGCTTCTGAGCATAACGATAATCCTGAAAAGGCTTGCTGTCCTTTCGATAAAAAACGTTCGGGCTTTGTTATGGGAGAGGGTTCCGGTATTCTTATTTTGGAAGAATATGAACATGCAAAAAAACGCGGAGCAAAAATATATGCCGAATTTGCAGGTTACGGAGGCTCTTCGGACGCTTATCATCTTACAAGTCCGGACCCTACAGGTGAAGGCGGAGCTTCCGCAATGAAAAAAGCCTTGGATGATGCCGGCATAAAACCGGAAGATGTTCAGTATTACAATGCACACGGAACTTCCACACCTATAAACGACCCGGCAGAAACCGCAATGATAAAAAAGGCTTTCGGAGAACATGCCTATAAAATGAAAATATCTTCTACAAAATCTATGATAGGGCATTGTCTCGGAGCGGCCGGAGCTCTGGAGGCTATATTCTGTATTAAAGCAATGGAAGACGGCTTTTTCCCGCCCACAATTAACTTGACGGAACCGGATTTGGAAGCCGGCTGCGATTTGGATTATGTTCCCAATAAGGGAGTTTCAGGCACAATTACTTGCGCCGCCTCCGGTTCTCTCGGTTTCGGAGGGCACAACGGAGTTGTAATATTTAAAAAAATATAA
- the fabG gene encoding 3-oxoacyl-[acyl-carrier-protein] reductase, which translates to MLLKGKKALVTGSSRGIGKEIVRRFLEEGAEVWGLCTKPSQAKEEMEAFAKSQNGVFCEIYADCGNAEELTAAIKSALEKSGGFDILVNNAGITKDGLSFRMKREDWDSVLSVNLTGAFIASQIVSSDMIKKRTGSIINMTSIVGLHGQGGQVNYASSKAGLIGLTKSLAKETAGRGVRVNAIAPGYIETDMTAAVKEEMRKEWVEGIPLKRAGKPVDVANAAVFLASDLSLYITAQVIGVDGGLGA; encoded by the coding sequence ATGTTATTAAAAGGAAAAAAAGCATTGGTAACCGGCTCTTCGAGAGGTATCGGAAAGGAAATTGTCCGCCGTTTTCTTGAGGAAGGCGCTGAGGTTTGGGGCTTGTGTACAAAACCTTCACAAGCTAAAGAAGAAATGGAAGCTTTTGCAAAATCGCAAAACGGAGTGTTTTGTGAAATATATGCCGACTGCGGTAATGCCGAAGAGCTTACTGCCGCAATAAAATCCGCTTTGGAAAAATCCGGCGGTTTTGATATTTTGGTAAATAATGCAGGCATTACTAAAGACGGCCTTTCTTTCCGTATGAAACGGGAGGATTGGGATTCCGTGTTGAGCGTTAATCTTACCGGAGCTTTTATAGCTTCTCAAATCGTATCTTCGGATATGATAAAAAAGAGAACGGGCTCCATTATAAATATGACAAGTATAGTAGGTTTACACGGTCAGGGCGGACAAGTTAATTATGCCTCCAGCAAGGCCGGGCTTATAGGTCTTACAAAAAGCCTTGCCAAAGAAACCGCAGGAAGGGGTGTGCGTGTAAATGCCATAGCGCCCGGATATATCGAAACCGATATGACCGCTGCGGTAAAAGAAGAGATGCGCAAAGAATGGGTAGAAGGAATACCCCTAAAGCGGGCCGGCAAACCTGTTGATGTTGCAAATGCCGCCGTATTCTTGGCCTCCGATTTGTCTTTGTATATTACCGCTCAGGTAATAGGAGTAGACGGAGGACTTGGAGCTTAA
- a CDS encoding ACP S-malonyltransferase: MKFVFLFSGQGAQFKGMAEDICKLYPAARSVVDEMSSITGEDIASFLWNTENAELARSDKSQLAITAVETAICAVLKENGILPSAAAGFSLGEFSALYAAGVLNFKTMTEIVMRRGKIMQKWCEKISAGDSAGGMAAVIKLPSEKVCELLKPYSDTEKGIVFAANMNSPAQTVVSGTAEGLDIAEKICKEAGAKRFVKLSVAGPFHSPLMRNAAKEFAEVLESVTFEDPKIPLFSNVTGKRILTGAEAKKNAVLHLTYPVLWVNEEKEVSELAAGEESRLLEIGPGNTLCNLWRDSGYAGTCLPTGTSEHLSEIIKTFKV, from the coding sequence ATGAAATTTGTTTTTTTATTTTCGGGACAAGGCGCTCAGTTTAAGGGTATGGCGGAAGACATCTGCAAACTGTATCCCGCCGCACGTTCCGTCGTTGATGAGATGAGCTCCATTACCGGAGAAGATATAGCGTCTTTTTTATGGAATACTGAAAATGCGGAACTTGCCCGCAGCGATAAAAGTCAATTGGCGATAACCGCTGTAGAAACGGCAATTTGTGCCGTGTTAAAAGAAAACGGTATTTTGCCTTCCGCCGCGGCAGGTTTCAGTCTGGGCGAATTTTCCGCATTATATGCGGCGGGAGTTTTAAATTTTAAAACTATGACCGAAATCGTTATGCGCCGCGGTAAAATTATGCAAAAATGGTGCGAAAAAATTTCTGCGGGAGATAGCGCAGGCGGTATGGCGGCCGTGATAAAATTACCGTCCGAAAAAGTGTGCGAACTTTTAAAGCCATATTCGGATACTGAAAAGGGTATTGTATTTGCCGCAAATATGAACAGTCCCGCACAAACGGTTGTATCGGGAACTGCCGAAGGCTTGGATATTGCCGAAAAAATATGTAAAGAAGCCGGAGCAAAGCGTTTTGTTAAGCTTTCGGTTGCAGGCCCCTTTCATTCGCCTCTTATGCGTAATGCTGCAAAAGAATTCGCCGAGGTGCTTGAAAGCGTTACCTTTGAAGACCCTAAAATTCCTCTTTTTTCCAATGTTACCGGAAAAAGAATTTTAACGGGAGCCGAAGCTAAAAAAAATGCCGTTCTTCATTTAACTTATCCCGTTTTATGGGTAAACGAAGAAAAAGAAGTTTCGGAACTTGCAGCCGGAGAAGAGAGCCGCTTATTGGAAATAGGGCCGGGTAATACGCTTTGTAATTTATGGCGGGATAGCGGTTATGCCGGAACTTGTCTTCCTACGGGAACGTCGGAACATTTGTCGGAAATTATTAAAACTTTTAAAGTTTAA
- a CDS encoding beta-ketoacyl-ACP synthase III, giving the protein MSILIKGTGKALPIKQMENADFPAELDTSDEWIKSHTGISKRRIAGKEDSSASLACKACEEALKNTQDTPVSANEIDLILCATATPQFNGFPSNACLIQSGINAEKAVCFDVSAACSGFLYALDTAAAMMQRHNWRFALVCGSEVLSRIVDWNDRSTCVLFGDGAGAVLLENTFTSDKIGIGEVVLGSDGKGVDKLYLDEYNHIRMNGRAVYNFAVRVITETVEQLLEKEHLRISDVDFVVCHQANERILEAAAKRLGSGTDKFVCNIENYGNTSAASVPITLDDLMRCGKIKRGMTVIMAGFGAGLTWGGCVVRF; this is encoded by the coding sequence ATGTCTATTTTGATTAAAGGAACGGGAAAAGCGCTTCCCATAAAACAAATGGAAAATGCCGATTTTCCTGCGGAGCTTGATACTTCCGATGAGTGGATTAAAAGCCATACCGGAATTTCCAAAAGGCGGATTGCCGGTAAGGAAGATTCAAGCGCTTCTTTAGCCTGTAAGGCCTGCGAAGAAGCATTGAAAAATACTCAAGATACTCCCGTATCTGCAAATGAAATCGATTTAATTTTATGTGCAACCGCCACGCCTCAATTTAACGGCTTTCCTTCAAATGCCTGCCTTATTCAAAGCGGTATAAATGCGGAAAAGGCCGTTTGTTTTGACGTATCGGCAGCATGTTCCGGATTTTTGTATGCGTTGGATACTGCGGCGGCTATGATGCAAAGGCATAATTGGAGATTTGCCCTTGTTTGCGGCAGCGAAGTTTTAAGCCGCATTGTAGATTGGAATGACCGCTCTACCTGTGTTTTGTTCGGAGACGGAGCCGGAGCCGTTTTACTTGAAAATACCTTTACTTCCGATAAGATTGGAATAGGAGAGGTCGTTTTGGGTTCCGACGGAAAAGGTGTAGACAAACTGTACTTAGACGAATATAATCATATACGTATGAACGGCAGGGCGGTATATAATTTTGCCGTGCGCGTTATAACCGAAACGGTAGAACAATTGCTTGAAAAAGAGCATTTACGTATAAGCGATGTGGACTTTGTCGTATGTCATCAGGCAAATGAAAGAATATTGGAAGCTGCCGCAAAACGGCTCGGGAGCGGTACCGATAAGTTTGTATGCAATATAGAAAATTACGGTAACACCTCTGCCGCTTCAGTTCCCATTACCCTTGATGACCTTATGCGTTGCGGAAAAATAAAAAGAGGTATGACCGTCATTATGGCGGGCTTCGGAGCCGGTCTTACATGGGGCGGCTGTGTTGTAAGATTTTAA
- the aspS gene encoding aspartate--tRNA ligase, with the protein MQRTVTCGGLNKNFAGKTVVLNGWIHRKRDHGGITFLNLRDRYGLTQVVIDDDASEELKNLAASLKQEFCIAVEGTVRCRPDSMINKEMPTGEIEVKALKIEVLSKSDVLPFQIDEKTNASEELRLKYRYLDLRSQAMQEHIILRSKVSFAVREYLTSKEFLEIETPTFIKSTPEGARDYLVPSRLYPGKFYALPQSPQIYKQILMVSGFDKYFQIARCYRDEDARGDRQPEFTQIDIEMSFASRENVLNLTEGMMQYVFKKTMNVDIPKEFIRLSYDEAIDLYGTDKPDLRFEMKMQDASFMAELGDFTVFKDAVSQGGAVKALVVKAQAENYSRKKIEELEAAAKIYKAKGLAWLKITDGKFEGGITKFFEGKENEIKTRLGAETGDLILFVADKYKIACTALGAVRSKLGKDLGLLNPSEFKFVWIIDFPLFEWSEEEKKWEPAHHMFSAPQEKYISTMEENPEPVKGDLYDLVLNGYEIASGSIRIHNPELQKRIFKIVGFDEAEAEKKFGFLTEAFKYGAPPHGGIAPGLDRIVMIMAGETSIKEVIAFPKNTFAVSPMDDSPSEVDQKQLDELHLAVKK; encoded by the coding sequence ATGCAAAGAACCGTAACCTGCGGCGGCTTAAATAAAAATTTTGCAGGAAAAACCGTTGTGTTAAACGGCTGGATTCACCGTAAAAGAGACCACGGAGGAATTACTTTTTTAAATTTGCGCGACCGCTACGGTCTTACTCAAGTTGTTATAGACGATGATGCTTCCGAAGAATTAAAAAACCTTGCCGCCTCTTTAAAGCAGGAATTTTGTATTGCGGTTGAAGGAACGGTACGTTGCCGTCCCGATTCTATGATAAATAAGGAAATGCCTACGGGAGAAATTGAAGTAAAAGCTCTTAAAATAGAAGTACTCTCAAAAAGCGATGTACTCCCGTTCCAAATAGATGAAAAAACAAATGCAAGCGAAGAGCTTAGATTAAAATACCGCTACCTGGATTTACGCTCCCAAGCCATGCAGGAGCATATTATTTTACGCTCAAAGGTAAGTTTTGCCGTAAGGGAATATTTAACTTCAAAAGAATTTTTAGAAATTGAAACACCGACTTTTATAAAATCTACGCCGGAAGGTGCGCGGGACTATCTTGTTCCTTCCCGTCTTTATCCGGGAAAATTTTATGCTTTACCGCAATCGCCTCAGATTTATAAACAAATTTTAATGGTTTCAGGCTTTGACAAATATTTTCAAATTGCACGCTGCTACCGTGACGAAGACGCCCGCGGGGACAGACAACCTGAGTTTACTCAAATCGATATTGAGATGAGTTTTGCCTCGCGCGAAAATGTTCTTAATTTAACCGAAGGTATGATGCAATATGTTTTTAAAAAAACTATGAATGTAGACATTCCTAAAGAATTTATAAGGCTTTCTTATGACGAAGCAATCGACTTATACGGAACGGATAAACCCGATTTGCGTTTTGAAATGAAAATGCAGGACGCTTCTTTTATGGCGGAATTGGGAGACTTTACCGTATTTAAAGATGCCGTTTCTCAAGGCGGAGCCGTTAAGGCCTTGGTAGTAAAAGCGCAAGCGGAAAACTATAGCCGTAAAAAAATTGAAGAGCTGGAAGCCGCCGCAAAAATCTACAAGGCAAAGGGGCTTGCCTGGCTTAAAATAACGGACGGAAAATTCGAAGGCGGCATTACAAAATTCTTTGAAGGAAAAGAAAATGAAATCAAAACCCGGCTGGGAGCTGAAACGGGGGATTTAATTCTTTTCGTTGCGGATAAATATAAAATTGCCTGTACGGCCTTAGGCGCCGTACGCAGTAAACTCGGAAAAGATTTGGGACTTTTAAACCCTTCCGAATTTAAATTCGTGTGGATTATAGACTTTCCTCTTTTTGAATGGAGCGAAGAAGAAAAAAAATGGGAGCCCGCTCATCATATGTTTTCCGCTCCTCAGGAAAAATATATTTCGACGATGGAAGAAAACCCTGAACCTGTAAAAGGAGACCTTTACGACCTTGTTTTAAACGGATACGAAATTGCTTCAGGCTCAATAAGAATTCATAATCCCGAGCTTCAAAAACGTATTTTTAAAATAGTAGGTTTCGACGAAGCGGAAGCCGAAAAGAAATTCGGCTTTTTAACCGAAGCCTTTAAATACGGGGCGCCTCCTCACGGCGGAATAGCACCGGGTCTTGACCGCATTGTAATGATTATGGCGGGAGAAACTTCAATAAAAGAAGTTATAGCCTTTCCGAAAAATACCTTTGCCGTAAGCCCGATGGACGACAGCCCCAGCGAAGTGGACCAAAAACAGCTTGATGAACTTCATTTAGCGGTTAAAAAATAA
- a CDS encoding DUF302 domain-containing protein, whose protein sequence is MKKIFILSTLLILGTSLFAENVSDDLFVVTSKYDFKTTVTKIKAVLKEKNLTVFADFDHRKNAEEVGLSMPSSQIIVFGNPKAGTQLMLQEPLAALELPMKIGVIENKDKTVRIVFTKTAVIAKRYGIKDSAVLKNMQNLLETIVLSVNKS, encoded by the coding sequence ATGAAAAAGATATTCATTCTTTCAACTTTGCTTATTTTAGGAACATCATTGTTTGCGGAGAATGTATCGGATGACTTGTTTGTCGTAACCAGCAAGTACGATTTTAAAACTACGGTTACAAAAATTAAAGCCGTTTTAAAAGAAAAAAATCTTACCGTCTTTGCGGATTTTGACCACAGGAAAAATGCGGAAGAAGTAGGGCTTTCAATGCCGTCCTCACAAATAATCGTGTTCGGTAATCCCAAGGCGGGAACGCAGTTAATGCTGCAAGAGCCTTTAGCGGCACTGGAGCTGCCGATGAAAATAGGTGTTATTGAAAACAAGGATAAAACCGTCAGAATAGTTTTTACTAAGACGGCGGTTATTGCAAAAAGATACGGAATAAAAGATTCCGCCGTTTTGAAAAATATGCAAAATTTATTGGAAACTATAGTCTTATCCGTAAATAAGAGCTGA
- a CDS encoding SGNH/GDSL hydrolase family protein has translation MEKLLKEKKMFSFSFLSKIKWGYYSANKTLLFFLITLICISILLGSSLNAAAVKINNVYLSKIYLECIKPVSDFSSKYGIDSVVPKIRSLFLSAAKLENHSDWDNFYYMNTVTENETENSDSVFSAQTNKNEAARLSSDIALLEKKLDALKNVLNKLRIAEDRAKEEVLLQKELFIDEEKVRNKDIKEEEKIEVSVQEKKEEDGAETEIAENSLPPVTEIKEVKYTYTKEKPLRVLMIGDSQMRSIAGGFMRLTGENSSVKITEISVPSSGFIRGDYYNWPKKLKSVFAENKQTPFDITVIFLGMNDYQNFYGADGKILVKETPKWEEAYAEKIKKHLDILFANTKKIYWLGMPVVRNKVYNEDLNYIEKVQTKIALQYSNEQLVKFSLSAAAPGEGVPYTDTVQNSEGTKIKLMRDDGTHYTISGGEYIMKSFLTLLYKEWDLEPAEQ, from the coding sequence ATGGAAAAACTTCTAAAAGAAAAAAAAATGTTTTCTTTCTCTTTTTTAAGCAAAATAAAATGGGGATATTATTCCGCAAATAAAACTTTACTCTTTTTTTTAATTACGCTTATTTGTATAAGTATTTTACTCGGCAGCTCTTTAAATGCGGCTGCGGTAAAAATAAATAACGTATACCTTTCCAAAATATACCTTGAATGTATAAAACCCGTTTCCGATTTTTCATCAAAATACGGGATAGATTCCGTAGTTCCGAAAATACGCTCTCTTTTTTTAAGTGCGGCAAAGCTTGAAAACCACAGCGATTGGGATAATTTTTATTATATGAATACGGTAACCGAAAATGAGACGGAAAATTCGGATTCGGTTTTTTCCGCTCAGACAAATAAAAATGAAGCCGCAAGGCTCAGTTCCGATATTGCTCTTCTTGAGAAAAAACTTGACGCTTTAAAAAATGTTTTAAATAAATTGCGGATTGCGGAAGACAGAGCTAAAGAGGAAGTTTTATTGCAAAAAGAGCTTTTTATCGATGAAGAAAAGGTTCGGAATAAAGACATTAAAGAAGAAGAAAAAATTGAAGTGTCAGTTCAGGAAAAAAAGGAAGAGGACGGTGCGGAAACTGAAATTGCGGAAAACTCTTTACCGCCCGTTACCGAAATTAAAGAAGTTAAGTACACATATACAAAAGAAAAACCTTTACGTGTGCTGATGATAGGTGATTCTCAGATGCGGAGTATTGCAGGGGGCTTTATGCGGCTTACGGGGGAAAATTCTTCCGTAAAAATAACTGAAATATCAGTACCGTCTTCAGGCTTTATTCGGGGAGATTATTATAATTGGCCTAAAAAACTTAAATCGGTTTTTGCCGAAAACAAACAAACGCCGTTTGATATTACGGTAATTTTTTTGGGCATGAACGATTATCAAAACTTTTACGGTGCCGACGGAAAAATCTTAGTTAAAGAAACTCCGAAATGGGAAGAGGCTTATGCCGAAAAAATAAAAAAACACTTGGATATTCTTTTTGCAAACACAAAAAAAATATATTGGCTCGGAATGCCTGTGGTGCGCAATAAGGTTTATAACGAAGATTTAAATTATATAGAAAAAGTGCAAACTAAAATTGCCCTGCAATATTCAAATGAGCAATTGGTTAAATTTTCTTTAAGCGCCGCAGCTCCAGGAGAAGGGGTTCCGTATACGGATACGGTACAAAATTCCGAAGGAACGAAAATAAAACTTATGCGCGATGACGGAACTCACTATACGATTTCAGGCGGAGAATATATTATGAAATCCTTTTTAACCTTGCTGTACAAAGAATGGGACTTGGAGCCGGCAGAGCAGTAG
- a CDS encoding MBOAT family O-acyltransferase: MFFPTFQFAVFFLITFFLYWYIFRQERQRKILLVFASYIFYSFWDWRFCILLFSVTAINYFYGFLLEKEKNYNPRKFIFIIITVLNILYLCFFKYLYGILEVFNKYFPDMYGASPFLTQIKIYSCLLPVGISYYTFRCMSYIFDIYLCKIRHTKSFWDILLYVSFFPQISLGPIVQAEYFLKNLPKALNCDEEKKAKPIELDRAVLLFLSGLYKKIIIANFLTVLVTDKIFANPQFYNTAELIFGILCTAIIIYADFSGYSDMSVSVGLFFGFNTPDNFNRPYLSKSVTEFWRRWHISFSSWLRDYLYFALGGSRFGLPRTLFALFFTMVIAGLWHGGKLTFIIWGCLQGLMLVIERLFGTIKKNGEIEKDFNTIPIENMENKNKFVNALKISFVFVFINISWLIFFSGSLSEFNLYLNSLKNFFKPFQIINPFILIVFFAGLTMQLPSKNLRKKVFEIYIRVPLVFKAVFSAAVIALIFTLSTSGVPQFIYFGF, encoded by the coding sequence ATGTTTTTTCCTACATTTCAATTTGCAGTTTTTTTTCTCATTACGTTTTTCTTATACTGGTATATTTTTAGGCAGGAAAGGCAGCGTAAAATTCTTTTGGTTTTTGCCTCATATATTTTTTACTCGTTTTGGGATTGGCGTTTTTGTATTTTATTGTTCTCGGTTACCGCCATAAATTATTTTTACGGGTTTCTTCTAGAAAAAGAAAAAAATTATAATCCTCGTAAATTTATTTTTATAATTATAACCGTTTTAAATATTCTGTATCTTTGTTTTTTTAAATATTTATACGGAATACTTGAAGTTTTTAATAAATATTTTCCTGACATGTACGGTGCTTCGCCGTTTTTGACACAAATTAAAATATACTCGTGTTTGTTGCCTGTGGGTATTTCTTATTATACCTTCCGTTGTATGAGTTATATTTTCGATATTTATCTTTGTAAAATTCGCCATACGAAATCCTTTTGGGATATTCTTTTATATGTTTCGTTTTTCCCGCAAATTTCGTTAGGTCCTATAGTTCAGGCCGAATACTTTTTAAAAAATCTGCCTAAAGCGCTTAATTGCGATGAAGAAAAAAAGGCAAAGCCTATAGAGCTTGATAGGGCCGTTTTACTTTTTCTTTCCGGGCTTTATAAAAAAATTATAATTGCAAATTTTTTAACGGTACTTGTTACGGATAAGATTTTTGCAAATCCGCAGTTTTATAATACGGCGGAATTGATTTTCGGTATTCTTTGTACCGCAATTATAATTTATGCCGATTTTTCAGGTTACAGCGATATGTCCGTTTCCGTAGGCTTGTTTTTCGGATTTAATACACCGGATAATTTTAACCGTCCTTATTTGTCAAAGTCGGTAACCGAATTTTGGAGAAGGTGGCATATAAGTTTTTCTTCATGGCTTAGAGATTATCTTTATTTTGCTTTGGGAGGTTCTCGTTTCGGCCTTCCGCGCACCCTGTTTGCATTATTTTTTACAATGGTTATTGCAGGCCTTTGGCACGGCGGAAAATTAACCTTTATTATTTGGGGGTGCTTACAGGGGCTAATGCTTGTTATTGAGCGTCTTTTTGGCACGATAAAGAAAAACGGAGAAATTGAAAAAGACTTTAATACAATTCCTATTGAAAATATGGAAAATAAAAATAAATTCGTAAATGCGTTAAAAATTTCTTTTGTATTTGTTTTTATAAACATAAGTTGGCTTATTTTTTTTTCCGGAAGCCTTTCGGAATTTAATTTGTATTTGAATTCTTTAAAGAATTTTTTTAAACCGTTTCAAATTATAAACCCGTTTATTCTGATTGTCTTTTTTGCGGGTTTAACAATGCAGCTTCCTTCAAAAAATTTGAGAAAAAAAGTATTTGAAATTTATATCCGTGTTCCCTTGGTTTTTAAAGCCGTTTTTTCCGCTGCCGTTATCGCTTTAATTTTTACGCTTTCAACTTCGGGAGTACCGCAGTTTATTTATTTCGGGTTTTAA